CGGAACCCGAGCGCGCGGGCCAACGGGTGCCCGTGTTGGCGCCCGAACCGGGCGATCCCCCGGAGGCTCGTGCGCCCCACCCGCACCACCAACGTGACCAACCCGAGCACCGCCGGGAGCGGGTGGATCGGACCTTGCAACCCACGCGGGTCGGGAACCGGTCGCCAATTCGTCGTACAAGGAACGCGCGGGCATTGGGCACCTCCACCCGGAAGACGGCCCCATCTACTCAACCCACACACACCGAGGTGAGATCGGGAACGGTCCTGGGATCGACGATCACGTTTGTAGTAGTGAAGGGCTTTACTCCTAAACCCCTGAAATGAAACCACTTCCGTTTCAATTCGCCACTTTTCGTTTCAAAGTCTGAAAGCAGCAACTCATTTTCTTTAGGAGCAAAATTCCAATTGAATGGGCAGTTCCAATGTGTTGCGCTGTATCTAAATAGATATAAACAAACAATTGTAAATTTATTTAATTTTGTAAAATCAAATGACCAGGAGAATAGTATGCGAGAAAAGTACAATCAAACTGATCCACAGTGGTTGGCTCAACCACATTTAACTCAAGGAACGGGAATTTTTCTTGTTCCAGATATCCACAGTGCGGCTCCTGAATCGGTCAAAAAGGAATATGTAGAGAATATCACTTATGAAGAGTGCATTCGACGAGGAAAGCTAGCACTCGTTGTTAAATGGGTTCCGCATACGGTTTTATCATTTGCCGATTTAAAGGCAAATGCATGTGGTCAAAACTGCGTTGATACGTGTGCTGAGCCTGGATGCGAATGTTGGAGTGGCAAGTGTAGATAAATCGAAACGCAGGAGATTCTCGTGCCGAAGATTCACGCGGCATTCATATTGATATTGTGCGCCACGCTAATTGGTGCAGTGTTTTATGTGGCGTGGCTATTGACCCTAGATGGTCATGCCTTGCCTTCGGCAGACGACTGGAAGAATTTCTATTCGCTTGTTGGTGTGGGGATTGCAGCAGTAAGTGGCATTATTGGCGTGTGGGTTTCTTTTCGTAATCTTGCGGCGCAAGCAAAAACATCAGTAGACGTAGAGCGAGTAAAGAAATCATTAGAGAAGAGTGTTCCAGCTTACGGAAATTTATTTGCAAGTGCTTCTCGTTACTATAGATCATTAGCCCCACTTGAGACTGGCAATTTCAATATCGAAGTCATCGAAAACTCTGAAGGAAAAATGAAGGATGTAGAGGGGGAAATTGTTTTTGTAGACAATGATTATGAGAAGTTGTGGTTCGATTTTTGGCAAGAAGCACGTTATATTAAGGAGCAGTCAAGCAAGCCGTTAAGCCCAGAGGAACGCAAACATCTTTGGTCTGTTTATGTGAAATCTCTTTCTGCTAGGCTTAATAAGATGAAAGAAGTGGCAAAAAACACCATCCGTGGCTAATTCCCATCTTGGATAAATTTGAGTCAAATCAGATGCATGGCTCAGATGGCTAGAAAATTGCGTATTCGATTGGTAAAGCTCTTTTTATCAGCACGCCATAGCTATTTGATTCTCTTTCAAGAAACAAGCAGAAATCCCTAACTCCAAACAACTCTGAATCACTACGAAAATATTGTGACATAAAAATTTACAATATGCTTCATTATGCATTGCCACATCCGTCTTACTACGCACATTATCCCGAAATTTTGCCTTAATCATGCTAAACACGCTCTCCACATTCGACCGTGCGTGATAGTGCTTCAAGAACTCATCGCGACGAAGGTTGTAATACAAATACATCCGCTCCCAAACGCTACCAGCTTCCCCTTTTACACTATTCGACTTGAAGGGAATGTAAGCAGTTCCCCCTAATCGTTCAACAAAACTCAGGTTTTCTTTGCTCAAGTAAGCCTTATCAGCCGTTACCTTCTCAACCTTGAAGTTCTTCGCTGTCGCTTCCACCAGCGGCTGGAACTGAGGACAATCATTCGCATCTTTGTCCAGAATTTCTACGGCTGTGACGATGTGGGTCTTCGTGCCGCAACAAGCATGCACTTTGACGAACTCGCGTTTGGAACGTTCAGCCCCGTATTTTTCATCAAACCAGCGAATGTGACGGTTGGTACTGAACCCCGTCGAGTCGGCGGCAAAGCACGTTTCGACGGATCGCAACGGAGAACTGCTTACTTCGATTAACCGCTTCAAGATCGGTGTCAGCGCTGGATCTTCGAGGTGAGTGTTGATCTTGTTCGGGTGCATCTTCTTGGACAGAAACCCGTTCTTGTGCGCGTCCAAGAGATCACTTCCGAACCGACGGCTGCTCACGGTCGAGCAGACCTTGTAAACGCAAGCGAAGATCACGTCAGTGATAGGAGTTCGTGGGCGTCCGCCATTCGACGGGAGTTCCTCAACTCCTTTGGCGAGATCGGCGAGCAGTTCAAGGAAGCGGTGCTTTTCCGTAATCTGCGATTGGTTGTAAGTCGCCCACTTCTGAACGTAGGTCTTTTTCTTCGGTGGGACTTCGTCGTTCAGTTCCGGGCCTTTTTCAGCCTTCTCTCGTTGCGCAACAATCCGAGCGGCAAGGATGTGCTTGCAATCTTTCTGACGTAGTTGCCAATCATCGCAAGTGCAGGAATTCCCTGCTTTTTCAAGACGAACAAAGTACTTTCGGCTGGTCTTCTGAGATGGCACAAGCCACTTACCATTTTGGAAGGTAAGTCGTGGTTGCGCTGCGTGCGGGTCGCAGTGGGCGTCGCGCGTTGTGCCTGCGAGAATCCTTCGCGGAATTGTCCCAACATACTTCGCTGTGATTCAGCCTGTTGCGGGTCGAGATAACGCCGTTTTCATGCGAACGGCCAGCAAATTCTTGCTCGCACTCGGGCGGTGAGCAAGCTTCGCGTGCCTCATTGTGCGCGTGTACGTGCTCGTGGGCGGCCGGTTCATGAGCCAATGCGCCTTGTCCGTCAGCAGTCCGCAACAATGAGTAACAACGTGTGCCGGGAGCCACTCTCAACCGACGTACACACCGCCGTGTACGTCGGTCGAACCAACGAACATGCTCAGCGGCGGGTCACCGCCGTCGGACTCGAACGCACACAGGTGCGGCCCCGCCCCCGGGCCGGCGCCCGTCAGGATCATCGCCCGCCCGTTCACCTCTTCGACCCCCACACGCACGCCGCCGACAAACCCTTCGAGGTACGCGAGGAAGGTCTTCTGAACGGACTCGTCCCGGCCGCTGTACACGTTCACTATCGGCGGGTCACCGAAGCCGGCCCCGGTCACCACCTCGGCCCGCCCGTCGCCGTCGAGGTCGCCGGCCGCAACGTACAGCCCGCCGGTCGCGCGCCCCGCGACCAAAGCGCTGACCAGATCGGTCCCGTCGGCGCCACTGAACACCCGCAGGTGCGGCGCCGAACCCACGCCGCTCATAGTCACAACGTCGTCGAACCCGTCCCCGTTCACGTCCGCCGCGGACACCCGCACCCCACCGCGGAACCCCGCGTCGTAGGCCAGGAAGCTCCGCAGCAGCGACCCGTCGAGTCCGCTGAACACCTTCACGTGCGGGACCGCGCCCGCGTCCGCCGCTACGATGATGTCCGCGTGCCCGTCCCCGTCAATGTCACCGGTCGACACCTGGACCCCGCCACGGAACCCCTCGAACGCCAGGAAGCTGAACCGATCGGCCCCGGTCCGGCCGTCGAGCACCTTCACGTGCCCGCCCATCGGTCCCGGCCCCGCGCCGGTAATCATGTCGATGAGCCCGTCCCCGTCGATGTCGCCCGAAGACACCCGGACGTCCCCGGCGAAGCCCACATAGGGCCGGACCGATTCGCCCAGCGCGCCAGTAAGTGGGTTCACCGGTTGAACGATACCGGCCGTCGCGCCGCTCGTGCCGACACCGATCACGATCCGCGGCGGATCATCGTCGGCGATGGTGCCGGTGGCGGTGCCGCGTGCGATAGTCGCGTTCGCCGCCCCCGCGAGCACCACAGTGAACTGTTCGTCCGACTCCGGCACCGGGTCGCCGATCACGGAGACGAGAATCGTCAGTTCCGTAACGCCCGGCGCGAAGGTCAGAGTGCCCGTAGTGGAGACGAAGTCGGTGCCGGCTGTGGCGGTGCCACCAACGGTGGTGTAAGGGACCGTCACCGGCACGACAACCGGTCCGGACAGGCGCACCGTGAACACGAACGTGGTAAGCCCGTCCGCGCCTTCACTCGCGGTGACGTCCCCGATCGACACCGTCCGGGGCAGCGGAATCGTGAGAACCACGTCGTTCCCGGTGCCACCGACGTAACTGATGGTGAACAGCACCCCGCCGATTGTGATCGTCGCGCCCTCGGGCAATCCGTTGAAGGTGCCGGTGATCGGGCTCCCGCTAGTGTTGTTGATGATGACGAAGTTCGTCCCGCCCGACGGCGCGAACCCGAGTACGGTGGAGAGCGTCGCGCCCGTCAGGACGACCGGCCCGGTCGCCATCTGGTCGTATCCGGTGCCGGCCGCGCTTCCGTTCAGGTCGACCGCGACCGTCCCGCCGCTCTGGAACGTAACCCCGCCGGACAGCGTCAGAACGCCGACTCCGGCAACACCAGCGGCCACAGTGCCCGCCGCGGTCACCGGACCGGTTACGGTCCCGGTCCCACCGAGCACGGCCCCCGCACTCACGACGACCGCCGAACTCGCGAGGGTGCCGGTCACGAACACGGTCCCGGCGCTGATCGTAAACGTGCCGCTGTGTGTGTTCGCGGCGGATAGAGCGAGCGCGCCGGTGCCGGTCTTGGTCAGTGCGAACGCGCCGCCAATGGCGCCGGACAGCAGCACATCGGCCCCGGTGCGGATCGTCGCGGCGCCAGTGAGCGCGACCGCGTTGTCGACCGTAGTCGCGCCGGTGATTTCCAGGGTCGTGCCGGCACCCAGTGTCACGCCCCCGGTTCCGAGGTTAGCGTCACTCGCGATGCTCAGCGTGCCGCCAGCAACTACGGTGTTCCCGTAGCTGTTCGCCCCCGACAGGGTCAGCGTGCCGGCCCCGTTCTTGGTCAGCGTGCCGGCGCCGGTGATCGTATTGGCGAGCGTGGTTGTGCCGATAACTTCCAGGGTCGCGCCCGCGGCCAGCGCCACCGTTCCCGCGCCGAGGTTCGTGCCGCTCGCGATACTCAGCGTGCCGCCGGACACTGTAGTTGTACCGGTGTATGTGTTTGCGCCGGAGAGAGTGAGTGTTCCGGCACCAGCCTTCGTTACGCTCCCGCTTCCCGTAATCGTGACCGCGATCGTGTCACTATCACCGGCGCCCGCAATGTAAGTGAGCGCGCCGCCCAGTTGCAGACCGGCGCCGGTGATCGTGACGCCCGCCGCCCCGCTGGCGTCAATCATCAGGTTCGCGTCGAGTGCGAGAGGGGAACCGAGCGTGATCGTCCGCGGGGTAGCGAAGGCAGCGGCCGTGAACCGGATCGTTTGTGCGCCCGGCTGGGTCGCCGCGATCGCCGCGGCCTCGCGCAGAGTAATCGTGTTGCGGTCGGCATCGGCGGTGTCGCCGGTGTCGTTCACGTAGATTTCGTTGGAAGTCACCGTGACTGTGGCCGCAGCAGCAATAACCCCGTCGCTCAGCTCGAATCGCACGGAAGCGTCGCCGGCGGGGGTGTCGTTCCGGTACGTAACGCGGCGCAGCACGTCTTGCACCAGTGCGGTGGTGGCGGTGGTACCGGTGCTAGTAAAGGCGACCGTGAGCACGCCCGCGGTGCTGGTGAACGTGGCGAACGCCAAACCATTCGCTTCGAGGGTGTTCCCGTTGACAGTGAACAGCGCGCCGGTCAGATCAAACCCGAACACGTCAGTGGTGACCGCGGTACCGGACCGCCAGACGGTCAGCGCGGCGCCGGCCCAGTTCCCGAGGCCGCCGTTCAGCGCGTCCAGGTCCGCGTCGCCGATCGTGAGAGGCGTCCCGGCGTCCAGGCGCACGGTGTTACCGACCCCGGCCCAGGGGACCGAGTCGCCGTCCAGGTCGGTCAGCGTCGGTGCGGTGTTCGAGGTAACGTTCAGGGTGCTGGTCAGCGTGGTCGCGACCGCCGTGGTGCCGGTCTCGCTCGCCCCGGACACGGTCACCGGCATAACTACCTGCGTGGCGCCGACGTTCACGATCACCTGGAACGTGACGGTCGTGGTCTCCGCGATCCCGATCCGGCCGCCTCCTCCACTCCCGGCCCCGGTACCGAGGTTCACGGACACGGTCCGACTGACCGGATCGTACCCGCCCGCGTCGTCGCCCGTGGCGTCCGTCTGCGTGCCGGTATTGGAGCCCGAAGTGATGTGAATCGACCCGGGCACGTAGGTCACGCCGGTCGGCAGCGCGGCCGCCAGTGCGGAGCCTACCGAGGCGTCGTCCCCGAGGTTCTGCACCGTAACGGTGTAGGTCACCACGTCGCCCGCCAGCAGCGGGCCGCCGTTCACGTCGGTCGCGGTGAGGGTGGAGGGGCCGAACTCCGGGGCGAAGCTGTTGATCGCGAGGACCAGCGGGCCGACGAGGTACACGTCACTGTTCGTGGTGGCCTGGGCGGTCGCCTGGGTCTGCCCGCCGACCAGTGCCCCGGCGAGGTCGAACGTGTCGATGTCGATGCCGCTCATGCTGCGCGGCCCCCCGGTCAGCCGGGGCAGATCGTTGGGGTCGCTCACGACGGCCCCGTTGTTCGTCCGGGTGCCGTTGAAGATGTTGTTCGCGGGGTTGTTGGCGTTGGACAGCGCGATGCCGTTCACCGACAGCCCGTCCCCGCTCAGCGAGTCGTCGCCGTCGAACGCAATGACCCCGAGGCGCCCGCCCGGGTTGGACACCGTGAACCCGTTGAGCGTGATCGTGGTAGAGCCGCCGCTGAGCACCTGGTTGAGCTGATCGGAGATGAAGAAGGTGCGGAACGGGTCGCTGCTCCGGGCGTAAATAACGACGATCGACCAACCGGCGAAGAGCGACGAGTGGTTCACGTTGGCGAGCGGCAGCGAGTCCACGTCGCCGATGCGGTACGCACCGGTGCCGTACTGCTGCACCAGCGCCGTGACGTCGGCCACGCCCATGTAGGCCGGGCCGTTGAGCGCCGCGGTATAGGTGGCGGTCGCGGTGACGCTCTGGGAGAACGTGCCGGGGCGCTCGATGAGTGCGTTGTTGTCCGGCGCACCGGTGCCCGCCCAGTATAGGTATGCGTGTGTGACCGTCGCGCCCGCGGGCAGGTTCAGGACGGCCGTGGTGCGTGCGTTCAGGGCCGTGATAGTGGTGTCCGCGGTCGCGGAGCCGTTGGTCGGGCTGTCGGCGCGCCAGTACACGTCGGGCGCGGTGTCGCTCGTGTTGCTGCCGACACCCCCGACCGTCCCGGTGACCGGCGCGATCACGCCCGGTCCGGCGTCCTGGGCCAGCGTGTTGCCGATCATGACGAAGTCGCCGCGCTGCGCGACGAGCGCCGGGACCACCCGGTCCTCGAGCGCCTCGACCGAGAGCCGGACCGGTCGAGGCGCCCCACTGGTCATCGGACCTGACCAGCCCCACGGTCCGCAGGTCGGTTGGCCACGTGGCACGTCCCGGTTGGTGCGGAACGACATTAACAGAAACCTCTGTGCGATAACCAGCGCGGGCACCGGTTCAACGCACCGAAACCGCTTGGAAAATGGCAACGATCAGGCTGGCAGAGTGAGCACGGGCGCGGCCCCCTTATGCACACTATTTCACTTTTGCCCCGGCGAAGGGACCGGTGATGTGAATTTTGGTGCAACAGAAGCTCCCATTGGCTCTGGTGCGGGCCTGCGCGGAAGATTTCCGCCCGGACGAATACTCTGCACGGGCGGTTAGCAGTACAGCGCTGGTCTAGATGATACGTTTATGCCGCTGTTTC
This region of Gemmata massiliana genomic DNA includes:
- a CDS encoding transposase, with protein sequence MPSQKTSRKYFVRLEKAGNSCTCDDWQLRQKDCKHILAARIVAQREKAEKGPELNDEVPPKKKTYVQKWATYNQSQITEKHRFLELLADLAKGVEELPSNGGRPRTPITDVIFACVYKVCSTVSSRRFGSDLLDAHKNGFLSKKMHPNKINTHLEDPALTPILKRLIEVSSSPLRSVETCFAADSTGFSTNRHIRWFDEKYGAERSKREFVKVHACCGTKTHIVTAVEILDKDANDCPQFQPLVEATAKNFKVEKVTADKAYLSKENLSFVERLGGTAYIPFKSNSVKGEAGSVWERMYLYYNLRRDEFLKHYHARSNVESVFSMIKAKFRDNVRSKTDVAMHNEAYCKFLCHNIFVVIQSCLELGISACFLKENQIAMAC
- a CDS encoding beta strand repeat-containing protein → MSFRTNRDVPRGQPTCGPWGWSGPMTSGAPRPVRLSVEALEDRVVPALVAQRGDFVMIGNTLAQDAGPGVIAPVTGTVGGVGSNTSDTAPDVYWRADSPTNGSATADTTITALNARTTAVLNLPAGATVTHAYLYWAGTGAPDNNALIERPGTFSQSVTATATYTAALNGPAYMGVADVTALVQQYGTGAYRIGDVDSLPLANVNHSSLFAGWSIVVIYARSSDPFRTFFISDQLNQVLSGGSTTITLNGFTVSNPGGRLGVIAFDGDDSLSGDGLSVNGIALSNANNPANNIFNGTRTNNGAVVSDPNDLPRLTGGPRSMSGIDIDTFDLAGALVGGQTQATAQATTNSDVYLVGPLVLAINSFAPEFGPSTLTATDVNGGPLLAGDVVTYTVTVQNLGDDASVGSALAAALPTGVTYVPGSIHITSGSNTGTQTDATGDDAGGYDPVSRTVSVNLGTGAGSGGGGRIGIAETTTVTFQVIVNVGATQVVMPVTVSGASETGTTAVATTLTSTLNVTSNTAPTLTDLDGDSVPWAGVGNTVRLDAGTPLTIGDADLDALNGGLGNWAGAALTVWRSGTAVTTDVFGFDLTGALFTVNGNTLEANGLAFATFTSTAGVLTVAFTSTGTTATTALVQDVLRRVTYRNDTPAGDASVRFELSDGVIAAAATVTVTSNEIYVNDTGDTADADRNTITLREAAAIAATQPGAQTIRFTAAAFATPRTITLGSPLALDANLMIDASGAAGVTITGAGLQLGGALTYIAGAGDSDTIAVTITGSGSVTKAGAGTLTLSGANTYTGTTTVSGGTLSIASGTNLGAGTVALAAGATLEVIGTTTLANTITGAGTLTKNGAGTLTLSGANSYGNTVVAGGTLSIASDANLGTGGVTLGAGTTLEITGATTVDNAVALTGAATIRTGADVLLSGAIGGAFALTKTGTGALALSAANTHSGTFTISAGTVFVTGTLASSAVVVSAGAVLGGTGTVTGPVTAAGTVAAGVAGVGVLTLSGGVTFQSGGTVAVDLNGSAAGTGYDQMATGPVVLTGATLSTVLGFAPSGGTNFVIINNTSGSPITGTFNGLPEGATITIGGVLFTISYVGGTGNDVVLTIPLPRTVSIGDVTASEGADGLTTFVFTVRLSGPVVVPVTVPYTTVGGTATAGTDFVSTTGTLTFAPGVTELTILVSVIGDPVPESDEQFTVVLAGAANATIARGTATGTIADDDPPRIVIGVGTSGATAGIVQPVNPLTGALGESVRPYVGFAGDVRVSSGDIDGDGLIDMITGAGPGPMGGHVKVLDGRTGADRFSFLAFEGFRGGVQVSTGDIDGDGHADIIVAADAGAVPHVKVFSGLDGSLLRSFLAYDAGFRGGVRVSAADVNGDGFDDVVTMSGVGSAPHLRVFSGADGTDLVSALVAGRATGGLYVAAGDLDGDGRAEVVTGAGFGDPPIVNVYSGRDESVQKTFLAYLEGFVGGVRVGVEEVNGRAMILTGAGPGAGPHLCAFESDGGDPPLSMFVGSTDVHGGVYVG